The genomic DNA CTAGCTGTATACTTGTAAGACTAGTATGTACTTCCATGGGAGGTATATGGATAGTTTGGTCTTTAATATGTATATTATTCTTTAAGCTCGAAAATCGTAGCAGCTTTAGTTCTTTTTCTGGTACATAGGCAGATAAGCGCTGCATAGGTTCAAAATCTCGCAAAAGCCCATTGTGTAATTGAACAGCTATGTCTGCCTTTAACGAGTTAACATCAATATGTAGTTGCTTGTCTGTTTGTATAGTAAGCTCAATATCAGAACATACATGTCCGCCTAAATGCCTATCTTCTAAGAAGCGCTGATTAAAATTTTCAAAAGTATAAAATAAGGCAGGTAATTGCACATTTTGCAGGTTGGCATATGTATATATTTCTAAACTATCTGCTTTAGTACTAATACTACCTGCTAAGCGAGCTTTTCCTCCTGCAAAAATTAATTCTATAGCATCCGCTATTAATTGCTGCTCTACTATTTTAAATCTGCCTCGTATCTTATTACCGCGGAAACGCTTATAGATTACTTCTTCTATATCACACTCAAGCTCTCCTCTTAGATAAGTGGTTAGCCATGACCAGTCCATAGGTTTATGATTATGTTGCATTGTACTAACTTGCAATATTTTATCTAAGGCTAAATAATCTGCATATAGCTTAGCATTGAAATGCAACTTGTGTTGGTTATCTCCTAAAAAGGTGCTCCAATTATCAATGGTACCTGACAGCACAAAGGGTTTTCCTTCTATATGTCCGGCTACATCTTTGATGTGTAATACATTATCTTGTAATAATAAGGAAACACATTCTTGTAGCTGAAACAGAGTTTGGTTATATATAAATTGTACACCTTGCGCACTAAGTTGTCCTTTGAAAGAGGTACTTTTATGTATAGCATTATGTTTTAATATATTATCCAGACTGGTATTCAAGTCCCAATGACCTATAAGCTGACCTGTTGGATGCATATCAGAAGAGGATGATAAGGCAGGCATCAGTGTAGGGAAATCCAACACAATTTTAGCTTGGTTTTTTATATATAATTTTTTAAAATCATTTAGCTGGATACTACCGCTGAGCTGACTTGCTCCTAACTTAACTTCATAATTATCTACTTGTAAAGTACTAGTATTTAATTCTTGTATGTTAGGTATAGTTAATTTACCTACAACGTTTTCTACTTGAATGGATTGTTTAAGATTTTTAGGTAATAGACTTCCTTCGTGCAGCTTAAAGTCAACTGCTATACTTGTTTTATCTCGCTGTGTAAACTGCAGGTTGCAAGCCAATTTCCCTTTTGGACCATAAGAAAGTACCTGTTCACGGTAGACTGCTGGTATGAATGCTAAAATTTTAGAAATAGCTAAACGGGGTGCCTTAAGTTGTATGTCTATATAAGGTTTAACAATATTAGGAGACCATGTACCTTGAAGATAGAGAGTATTATTACTTTGCTTAATTGTACTTCTATGCAGGCTATAAACTTGCTCTAAAAGATTATACTCTATATCTGTACTAATATATATAGGAATAGTCGAGGCATAAGATATTGGCTTATAAGCAATTTCTTGAATTACAGCTTGCCCCTTAACATGCATAGACAAGTGTTGATTTTGCATATTAAACTTGGCAAAAATTTTTTGAGTATGAATAATTACTTGCTCAGACGATAGCTTTCCTGGATATATACATTTTACATCATTTAATACGAGCTTTTTGAGATGAACAGGAAAAGTAAAATTAGCTTGCAGTGCATCCTCGATTGCATTATCAGTTCTAACAGTACGTGCTACTTGTTTTTGCACAGGTATAGATAAAGTACCTTGGTTAACAAAAAGCTGTTCTAATATGTATTTCCCTTTAAGGAAATGTATAATGTTAAATACGCAGCCTACTTGATCAGCTACTAATATATTGTTTGTATTTTCCGAATCTTTTATGGTTACCTGGTGGAGCAATAAACTTAACCTAGGAAAATCTTTAAGTAAGCTTATTTCAACATGCTTAGCATTAATAGGCAGTTTTAATGCAGAAATAGCTGCTTGAAAAGCTTTTGGTATGATTTGTTCTTGGTAATAATAGATATATACTCCTGTTGCTAACAACGAAGACGTCAACACAAAAACCAGAGTAATAAAACCCCTACAAATATTCTTTAGAGCCTTTCTCATACCATAGCATACAAACAAATTAGTATATACATACTTTTAAAATACATCATAAAGATCTAAAAGTTAAGGATTACAATATGTACTTTTACAAAATTTTTCACCTTTTATATTTAGCGTATTTAGGCCTATTTATACTGATTTTTTCTGACAGCCCTATTAGAAAGATTAGTTTATTGAGCTTTTAGATTGCAAAGAATCATCCTTTATATATTAATATTGTTCATACTTGTTAACTTAATTAAATTTAAAAAAAATTACATGTAGAAACTTAAACACACAATTTGTTACTCTTCTAATAATATATATTATATATAATTTCAAAATATAAATATCTATCCTTTACATATGAAACAATATTTAAGCTTGCTTGGGCATGTACTACATAATGGCCAAGAAAAAAAAGACCGAACAGGCACTGGTACAAAAAGTATTTTTGGCTATCAAATGCGGTTTAATCTAGCTGAAGGGTTCCCATTAATGACAACCAAGAAGCTTCATATGAAGTCTATTATCTACGAACTATTATGGTTTTTACAAGGCAATACCAATATTGGATACCTTAACCAAAATGGTGTAACTATCTGGGATGAATGGGCAGATGCACAAGGTAATTTAGGCCCCATTTATGGGTACCAATGGAGAAGTTGGCCTACTTCCAATCATGGTAAGGTAGATCAAATAGAGCAGGTAATCAAGCAAATTAAAGCCAATCCAGATTCTAGAAGGTTATTGGTAAGTGCTTGGAATGTAGGAGAATTAGATAAAATGGCATTACCTCCTTGCCATGTACTCTTTCAATTTTATGTAGCCAATAACAAATTATCTTGCCAGCTATACCAACGTAGTGCAGATATATTTCTAGGTATACCTTTTAATATTGCTTCTTATGCCTTGCTTACTACTATGGTTGCACAAGTATGTGATTTAGAAGTGGGTGAGTTTATACATACGTTAGGTGATGCACACCTCTATAACAATCACATAGAACAGGCTCAACTACAGCTTTCTAGAGCCCCTCGTCCACTACCAACCTTAAAAGTAAATTCAGCTGTTAAAGATATTTTTGCTTTTCAATATGATGATTTCTGTATTGAAAACTATAATCCATATCCAAGTATTAAAGCACCTATAGCTGTGTAAACCAAGCTTTATGTACGCTTAATTATGAAAATTTTTGAATATCTAAGCCATTAATAAAGTAAGGCACCTGTTACTAGGTGCTTTAAACACCCTTAAGTTATTTAATAGCTCGCATTGAGTACAATAGAATTTTAGTAACTAGCCTAGAAATTTATATTTACTAGCATTAGACACCTTAATCCCTTGCAATCATTCCTAGCCCTAATAAGGAACCAGCAATCAATCTAACTACAAAATAGCTAGATAAGCTAATCCATCATGCATTGCTGCGTTGCTTCGCATATGCTCGAGATGGCTGGTACTGATCTTGGCTCTATCTACCGTAACATCATCTTAATGGGTATCTCTTAGAGGCTGTCTAAAAAGCCAAAATGGAGTCATAAAAGCCGCTTAAGCATGATTCTAATCATAACAATTTTAATATGTGTTTCAGAAGACTTGGGATTATGCTCGTAATCTTTAGAGAGCCTCCTAGAAAAACTCAGCCAAGCAAATGTACGCTCGACTATCCATCGCTTTTTTAGAATATGAAACCCATTTGAGAGCCGTTGTACAACTTCTAAAGTATAACCTAGCACCCCATAAGCCCACATTATACATCCTTTCTGGTATCCTCCATCTACCCATATGTGTTTAATAGAAGGGAATGTATTAAAAAGGCGAATAAGCAAAAGATGACATCCTCTTGAGTCTGATAAGTGAGCTGAATGTACTACCACACAAAGTATAAGCCCCAGCGTATCAACAATAATATGCTGCTTACGGCCTTTTACTTTTTTTGCTGCATCATAGCCTCTCGACCCCCTTTTTGTGCTGTTTTAACCGAGCGGCTATCCATAATGGCAGCGCTAGGTATGGCTTGTTTGCCCAACTTTTCTCGTACTTGATCTCGAAGTGTATCATGGACTAAGTCCCATTTACCATTTCTTCGCCAGCGATAATACAAGTCATAAACACTTTTTCAGGGTGGAAAATGGGCAGGTAGCATGCGCCATTGACAGCCTGTTTTTTCTAAATAGAAAATAGCATCTAATACTTCTCTTATAGTGTATTTACGGGGTCGGCAAGGACCTATGTAAGTAACTAATGGTTCTAACACTTCCCATTCCTTATCTGTTAAATCGCTAGTGTATGGCATAGCTGTTAGTTTAAAGTTCACTAACTAATTTTATAAAGTTTTGTCTGCTTTTCCTATCTAAATTACCCTTTTTAGACAGCCTCTTAGAAGCTGGCTTCATAGATTAGATAAAATTGATTATTAAAATAGTGGAATAATAGTTAAGCCAAAGGAGGTATATGATAAGCTATCTAAGCGATTTAACCGACAAGCAATGGTTTTTAATTAAAGATTATTTTGATAAAGGGAATTATGTCAAGAGCCGTAAGTATAGCCAACGCATGTTGATCAATGCAGTATTTTATATCATTAGAACAGGTTGTCAATAGCGTTTTTTTTACCTAAAGACTACCCACCTTGGAAAACAGTCTATAGCTTTTACAAACGAGCGAAGGATGAAGGCATTTGGGAGAAAGTAATGCGATCCCTGGTGGAAAAGAGTCGTCTCAAATTAGGTAGGAATGCCACTCCAAGCTATAGCATCATTGATTCACACACTTAAGCTGGCTTCTTGTGGTAAAGCAAATTAATGTTGGCATGTACTCTTTGATGGCTAGTATCTAGTATAAAGAATGTGTGCACTAATGTATATACATTTCATGCCTAATTGATGGCAAGCTCTACTTAAAACTAATCGAGGTAGCACAAGAGTTGGAGTACAGGTATTCGGAGTGTAGTAGGAGGGTGATTATTGGCCCCTAAAAAAAAAGCTATATGATTAATGATAAAATAGTTAGCACTCGCCTTGAAAACATGCTTGCCAGAACCACAACGCATACATATACTTTAGCAGGTGACAATAATTTTTGATAATAGAATTGTGGCTAGCTAGGTGATTATAATTTTTTATAATTATTTCTTGCATGTTTGAAATAAATTATCTAAATATAGGTCATACATAATTACCACATTTTTAATTAGTTAATTATTAACGTTTAAAAACAGTAAACTATGTACAGTGCCCCCATCATTTTAATACCCTTTAGCCAGTTGCTAATGAGTTTTGGCAACTTTAACATCACTATACAAGAGGAAGTTAGTAAAGAGAATACTAAAACAGAACAAGTAGTAACCTTATCGACTGAATTGATAGATAGTACTACAGAGGTTTCTTTCTCGAAGGAATGCAAAGCTAGTGAGATTATCAATATACCTTCATCGCTTATTTTTGATAAATCCCTACGGGGTGATCAAGAGCTAGCATATACTCCTTTGGTATTGCAATCAACGGAACCAGTACGGTTAGCATTTTCTTAC from Candidatus Amoebophilus asiaticus 5a2 includes the following:
- a CDS encoding transposase — encoded protein: MISYLSDLTDKQWFLIKDYFDKGNYVKSRKYSQRMLINAVFYIIRTGCQ
- a CDS encoding thymidylate synthase; its protein translation is MKQYLSLLGHVLHNGQEKKDRTGTGTKSIFGYQMRFNLAEGFPLMTTKKLHMKSIIYELLWFLQGNTNIGYLNQNGVTIWDEWADAQGNLGPIYGYQWRSWPTSNHGKVDQIEQVIKQIKANPDSRRLLVSAWNVGELDKMALPPCHVLFQFYVANNKLSCQLYQRSADIFLGIPFNIASYALLTTMVAQVCDLEVGEFIHTLGDAHLYNNHIEQAQLQLSRAPRPLPTLKVNSAVKDIFAFQYDDFCIENYNPYPSIKAPIAV
- a CDS encoding AsmA family protein — protein: MLTSSLLATGVYIYYYQEQIIPKAFQAAISALKLPINAKHVEISLLKDFPRLSLLLHQVTIKDSENTNNILVADQVGCVFNIIHFLKGKYILEQLFVNQGTLSIPVQKQVARTVRTDNAIEDALQANFTFPVHLKKLVLNDVKCIYPGKLSSEQVIIHTQKIFAKFNMQNQHLSMHVKGQAVIQEIAYKPISYASTIPIYISTDIEYNLLEQVYSLHRSTIKQSNNTLYLQGTWSPNIVKPYIDIQLKAPRLAISKILAFIPAVYREQVLSYGPKGKLACNLQFTQRDKTSIAVDFKLHEGSLLPKNLKQSIQVENVVGKLTIPNIQELNTSTLQVDNYEVKLGASQLSGSIQLNDFKKLYIKNQAKIVLDFPTLMPALSSSSDMHPTGQLIGHWDLNTSLDNILKHNAIHKSTSFKGQLSAQGVQFIYNQTLFQLQECVSLLLQDNVLHIKDVAGHIEGKPFVLSGTIDNWSTFLGDNQHKLHFNAKLYADYLALDKILQVSTMQHNHKPMDWSWLTTYLRGELECDIEEVIYKRFRGNKIRGRFKIVEQQLIADAIELIFAGGKARLAGSISTKADSLEIYTYANLQNVQLPALFYTFENFNQRFLEDRHLGGHVCSDIELTIQTDKQLHIDVNSLKADIAVQLHNGLLRDFEPMQRLSAYVPEKELKLLRFSSLKNNIHIKDQTIHIPPMEVHTSLTSIQLAGTHTFDGKIAYNLVVPLRNANSEEIRRQMPEINEEALAGLNLYLKLEGTTQNYALRYGNSLFKLNIKENLKRQGTILGDILQGNAAPKQAKELSTDEYFDFG